The Microbacterium sp. LWO12-1.2 genome includes a window with the following:
- a CDS encoding peptidase C39 family protein codes for MRTAHTIETGASPLRVADEIEALGAAPARLERWRLPRIGYHPVVHAVRDSGGELIAAALTSGRPATSARKIVDLWWTEEFAAAAVLDAVVDDARRNGAVAIKWEIAGGASAPAFLSDRGFEAMRRPWAAVGTEQVDGYVLWLAASHHEEPGYYAQTTLFTCGAVAALMASEGTAGGGFHGDESDRELEIDFWRRASNYPACEPIGLAVAVHDHLAHTPVEVALDLDGPALLEGFTGFDRSFREELQADSLRQATARGIGVRRDRVTVSEIVTRVGNGERALLLIDEAPMHGEAGPHWILAHSVVGGSVVVEDPWISVDAGETWVDTHELPVRPDDLDDLVRWGPDGYRGVIFLPAVSGHG; via the coding sequence ATGCGTACCGCACATACGATCGAGACGGGGGCGTCGCCGCTGCGGGTCGCAGATGAGATCGAGGCGCTCGGCGCCGCACCCGCGCGGCTCGAACGTTGGCGCCTCCCCCGGATCGGCTACCACCCGGTGGTCCACGCCGTCCGGGACTCCGGCGGAGAGCTGATCGCCGCAGCGCTGACGAGCGGCCGCCCGGCAACGTCGGCGAGGAAGATCGTGGACCTGTGGTGGACTGAGGAGTTCGCTGCCGCCGCCGTGCTCGATGCGGTGGTGGACGACGCCCGCAGGAACGGTGCGGTCGCCATCAAGTGGGAGATCGCGGGCGGCGCATCAGCGCCCGCGTTCCTCTCGGACCGGGGGTTCGAAGCCATGCGGCGTCCGTGGGCCGCGGTGGGCACCGAGCAGGTTGATGGCTACGTCCTCTGGCTCGCGGCCTCACACCACGAGGAGCCGGGATACTACGCGCAGACCACGCTCTTCACCTGCGGCGCGGTCGCCGCATTGATGGCATCGGAGGGCACTGCGGGCGGCGGGTTCCACGGCGACGAGTCCGACCGCGAGCTCGAGATCGACTTCTGGCGACGTGCGAGCAACTACCCGGCCTGTGAACCGATCGGGCTCGCGGTGGCGGTGCACGATCATCTCGCGCACACCCCGGTCGAAGTGGCTCTCGACCTCGACGGGCCGGCGCTGCTGGAAGGCTTCACCGGCTTCGACCGCTCGTTCCGCGAGGAGCTGCAGGCCGATTCCTTGCGGCAGGCGACTGCTCGGGGCATCGGGGTGCGCCGCGATCGGGTCACGGTCTCCGAGATCGTCACGCGTGTCGGGAACGGCGAGCGTGCGCTGCTGCTCATCGATGAGGCGCCGATGCATGGGGAGGCGGGGCCGCACTGGATTCTGGCGCATTCCGTCGTCGGCGGTTCCGTCGTGGTCGAGGACCCGTGGATCAGCGTGGATGCCGGAGAGACATGGGTCGACACCCACGAACTGCCCGTCCGCCCCGACGATCTCGATGACCTCGTGCGATGGGGGCCGGATGGCTACCGCGGAGTGATCTTCCTGCCTGCGGTGAGCGGGCACGGATGA
- a CDS encoding ABC transporter ATP-binding protein gives MNGVDISGLTVSGREGTVVHPLDVHIEPGRTLAIIGESGSGKTLTAKALVGLLPRGFRAEGSVRVDATDVDLDAAQTIWRTVRGSTVTLLLQDPFTSLSPVHRCGEQIGWTLDAASDRRLARAERERRIEERLAEVRLPARVARSYPHQLSGGMRQRVAIAAALAADPQLIIADEPTTALDASNQAEILDLLRAIQHARNLCVILISHDLGLVRGRADDVLVMRHGEVVERGATGDVLSTPTHPYTRALLDADPTLAPAPAVSEAAPRAVGDVPLLSATRVTKQFGERTVLDGVSVDIAPGQIVGLVGESGSGKSTFARCIAGLEHEDAGEIRFDSAALAPGRKSRTPAQMQIVFQDPYSSLNPMMSVGAILREALAVAGRPTSDLADLLSMVNLPDEFERKRPAELSGGQRQRVAIARALATHPRLLICDESVSALDVSVQAQILSLLRRLREELGIAILFISHDLAVVRMLADQVTVLWNGRVVESGACAQVLEHPRHEYTAMLVAAGRRENQISASEIAGED, from the coding sequence GTGAACGGTGTCGACATCAGCGGACTGACCGTGAGCGGTCGAGAGGGAACAGTCGTGCACCCGCTCGACGTGCACATCGAGCCCGGTCGCACTCTGGCGATCATCGGCGAGTCGGGGTCGGGCAAGACGCTGACCGCGAAAGCGCTCGTGGGGCTGCTTCCGCGTGGCTTCCGAGCCGAGGGCTCAGTCCGGGTGGACGCCACCGACGTCGACCTCGACGCTGCCCAGACAATCTGGCGGACGGTGCGCGGCTCCACGGTGACCCTGCTTCTCCAAGACCCGTTCACCAGCCTCTCCCCCGTCCACCGCTGCGGAGAGCAGATCGGCTGGACGCTCGATGCGGCCTCCGACCGACGACTGGCACGAGCCGAGCGTGAGCGCAGGATCGAGGAGCGCCTCGCCGAGGTGAGACTCCCCGCGCGCGTGGCCCGGTCGTATCCCCATCAGCTGTCAGGCGGGATGAGGCAGCGGGTCGCGATCGCCGCTGCCCTCGCCGCCGATCCGCAGCTGATCATCGCGGACGAGCCCACGACAGCCCTCGACGCGTCGAATCAGGCGGAGATCCTCGACCTGTTGCGCGCGATTCAACATGCCAGGAATCTGTGCGTCATCCTGATCTCCCATGACCTGGGGCTGGTCCGCGGCCGTGCCGACGATGTGCTCGTGATGCGACACGGCGAGGTCGTGGAGCGCGGCGCTACCGGTGATGTGCTCAGCACCCCCACGCACCCCTATACGCGTGCGCTGCTCGACGCGGATCCCACGCTCGCCCCGGCCCCGGCAGTGTCGGAGGCGGCACCTCGTGCGGTCGGCGATGTGCCGCTGCTTTCGGCGACCCGGGTCACCAAGCAGTTCGGTGAGAGGACGGTGCTGGATGGCGTTTCGGTCGACATCGCTCCCGGACAGATCGTCGGCCTCGTGGGTGAGTCGGGTTCAGGCAAGTCCACGTTCGCCCGGTGCATCGCGGGGTTGGAGCACGAGGACGCGGGCGAGATCCGATTCGACAGTGCAGCGCTCGCCCCCGGCCGGAAGTCCCGCACGCCCGCTCAGATGCAGATCGTCTTCCAGGATCCTTACTCGTCGCTCAATCCCATGATGTCCGTGGGCGCCATCCTCCGCGAAGCACTCGCCGTGGCGGGCCGACCAACATCGGATCTGGCCGATCTGCTCTCGATGGTCAATCTTCCGGACGAGTTCGAACGCAAGCGCCCCGCCGAGCTGTCCGGCGGTCAGCGTCAGCGAGTCGCGATCGCGCGCGCACTCGCGACGCATCCCCGTCTGCTCATCTGCGACGAATCGGTGTCGGCCCTGGACGTGTCGGTTCAGGCGCAGATCCTGAGCCTGCTGCGTCGCCTCCGCGAAGAACTCGGGATCGCCATCCTGTTCATCTCACACGACCTCGCCGTCGTGAGGATGCTGGCCGATCAGGTGACCGTGCTCTGGAACGGCCGGGTCGTCGAGTCTGGCGCGTGCGCACAGGTGTTGGAGCACCCACGCCACGAATACACCGCAATGCTGGTCGCCGCCGGGCGCCGCGAGAACCAGATCTCCGCCTCGGAGATCGCTGGAGAGGACTGA
- a CDS encoding ABC transporter permease: protein MTAAITLISQPRRTRQRLPVTVVVAFAILGITVLAVLFGNLVYPDAMRQDILSGLMPAGSPGHPLGTDELGRDVWAMTVAGAASALVGPVCVAIGSMLLGVFLGTLAGYERGWLDIVVSRWTDLLLALPVLLAAIVVSGVFGGGYGVTVVLLIILFSPSDIRIVRAGVLEQSARPYIEAARMLSLSRWRVMFRHILPNVSTLVITNVMLNIAFALVAFSSLSFLGVGVPPGTADWGRQLTDNRTIMFDNPAAVIVPAALIILVASAVNLVGDWAGQRLSQIGQVL, encoded by the coding sequence ATGACCGCCGCAATCACTCTGATCAGCCAGCCTCGGCGCACGCGTCAGCGGCTGCCGGTGACGGTCGTCGTCGCCTTCGCCATCCTCGGGATCACGGTGCTCGCCGTTCTCTTCGGCAATCTCGTGTATCCCGACGCGATGCGACAGGACATCCTCTCCGGTCTGATGCCGGCTGGATCGCCCGGCCACCCTCTCGGCACCGATGAGCTGGGGCGCGATGTGTGGGCCATGACGGTCGCCGGCGCGGCATCCGCCCTGGTCGGTCCCGTCTGCGTCGCCATCGGCTCCATGCTCCTCGGTGTGTTCCTCGGTACGCTCGCCGGCTACGAACGCGGGTGGCTCGACATCGTCGTGAGCCGTTGGACCGACCTGCTGCTCGCGCTGCCGGTCCTGCTCGCCGCGATCGTCGTCTCCGGCGTATTCGGCGGTGGCTACGGAGTGACCGTCGTCCTGTTGATCATCCTGTTCTCGCCCTCCGACATCCGGATCGTTCGTGCGGGTGTTCTTGAGCAGAGCGCACGGCCCTACATCGAAGCGGCACGGATGCTCTCCCTGTCGCGCTGGCGCGTCATGTTCCGCCACATCCTCCCGAACGTCTCCACACTCGTCATCACGAACGTCATGCTCAACATCGCGTTCGCCCTGGTGGCGTTCTCCTCTCTGTCCTTCCTCGGCGTCGGTGTGCCACCGGGTACCGCCGACTGGGGGCGCCAGCTCACCGACAACCGGACGATCATGTTCGACAATCCTGCCGCGGTCATCGTCCCGGCCGCGCTGATCATCCTGGTCGCTTCCGCGGTCAACCTCGTCGGCGACTGGGCAGGCCAGCGTCTCTCGCAGATCGGACAAGTGCTGTGA
- a CDS encoding ABC transporter permease, translating to MTTPLPVRARAARYRPLGRMVALRVLGTLTVLLLLSMIVFSLVHLAPGDIVKNLLGNRPASPDAVAAIRAQYNLDDPLWLQYLKWLGGFVTGDLGQSIRLQVPVADAIAQRTGLTITLCGLAFALALVVAVPLGVQSAVHAGGWVDRTASSLAVIGLSAPTFAVGLLLLYVFAYYLRIFPVYGAGSGGLDTLWHLILPAVTLALGLGAIIVKLTRAAMLRELETDYVTSARARGISEPRVRLIALRNAAIPIVTGASLVLTFLVGGTVLAETTYALPGVGTLLQDSVLFKDIAVVQSLTLLVAVVIAVIALLADLAYVLLDPRLRRTGRTA from the coding sequence GTGACGACACCGCTCCCCGTCCGAGCGCGCGCAGCCCGCTACCGGCCTCTCGGCCGGATGGTCGCGCTGCGCGTGCTCGGCACGCTCACGGTACTTCTTCTCCTGTCGATGATCGTGTTCTCACTGGTGCATCTCGCTCCCGGCGACATCGTGAAGAACCTGTTGGGCAACCGGCCGGCCTCTCCCGACGCGGTCGCGGCGATCCGCGCCCAGTACAACCTCGACGATCCGCTGTGGCTCCAGTACCTGAAGTGGCTCGGCGGGTTCGTCACCGGCGATCTCGGACAGTCGATCCGGCTCCAGGTTCCCGTCGCTGACGCGATCGCGCAGCGGACAGGCCTCACGATCACGCTGTGCGGGCTCGCGTTCGCCCTCGCGCTGGTGGTCGCCGTGCCGCTCGGCGTGCAGAGCGCCGTGCATGCGGGCGGATGGGTGGATCGGACGGCCAGCAGCCTCGCCGTGATCGGGCTCAGCGCTCCGACCTTCGCGGTCGGGCTCCTGCTCCTCTACGTCTTCGCCTACTACCTGCGGATCTTCCCCGTGTACGGCGCAGGCTCCGGGGGGCTCGACACGCTCTGGCATCTCATCCTCCCGGCCGTCACATTGGCCCTCGGGCTCGGCGCGATCATCGTGAAGCTCACCCGTGCCGCTATGCTGCGCGAGCTCGAGACCGACTACGTCACCTCCGCCCGCGCGCGGGGCATCTCCGAGCCGCGCGTGCGCCTCATCGCTCTCCGCAATGCGGCGATCCCGATCGTCACGGGGGCAAGCCTCGTCCTGACCTTCCTCGTCGGCGGCACTGTCCTCGCGGAGACCACTTACGCCCTGCCAGGGGTGGGCACGCTGCTGCAGGACTCCGTCCTCTTCAAGGACATCGCCGTCGTCCAGTCGCTCACGCTTCTCGTCGCTGTCGTCATCGCGGTCATCGCCCTCCTCGCCGATCTCGCATACGTGCTGTTGGATCCGCGCCTGCGCCGCACCGGGAGGACCGCATGA
- a CDS encoding ABC transporter substrate-binding protein, translating to MDNSSAPDVDALTRALDVHSLRILVAIDQAGSISAAARSLGFTQPTITQHVQRLEARLGAALVVRTARAATLTPVGALLVEHAPRIDASLTAAATELARVLGHRVGVVRFAATAECLAQVIAPALARLAIEIPDVDTSVHEATDSADALALVRAGRADIAVTSDIAASGDRRQRTRRSGLRDTFLFAEEIVALTTADVDAAGGRINARALSVLPWIVGPGTCSGTVAAASGRAALSDDITVSRPDAAIAFAAHGVGVAFVSESDLAGTSLPAGVRALGVLPSFTRRTTATTLIEAAAIPAVAAAVRTLASHRPSPAEIDAILESRRRSQNHRARFLTASPTPEESSTMPFPSTARLAKATTVATAGALMLVACSSSTPDGATSTGPDTGAEIDHITVALPGSLSSLYVGQEAGILNYYIASIAQEGLVSIDAQGRIQPGLAESWEQTDDITYVYELRDDATFQDGTPVTADDVVFSLEQARDETASPGLAYYLTNVDAIEKTGEAEVTITLVEPDAAFAANMSSGGAAFITSKAFWEEHGGKVGTPDALLLGTGPYEVTEFAPDSHVTFERVDTWWGELPKVKAITVNFVPDESTRLLAAQSGDVDVAFNVPLAQSQQWEKIDPMRVDYVNDLSYVGLYFNTTVAPFDDPKVREAFAHAVDRDAYVEKLLRGHGEAATAIMTPESLGKVYDAEEARDVLSGIPQWEFDLDAARAALAESSMPDGFEAEILTPNTGPQLGTAAQALAQNLAEIGVTLNVREVPIEEWLASLDASSDHGVNLMWYFSTLGDPAEIPTYLLGTGNPAAFNDPEVVDLLSQAGAESDPAARVDLLVQAETLQAEAVINVPLWWGQSATAFAKDLGMKDYSSFAFISSWPTQLYRAGQ from the coding sequence ATGGATAACAGTTCCGCACCAGATGTCGATGCTCTGACCCGCGCGCTCGACGTCCATTCGCTGCGCATCCTGGTGGCCATCGATCAGGCAGGGTCCATCAGTGCAGCGGCACGATCACTCGGATTCACTCAGCCGACGATCACACAGCACGTCCAACGCCTTGAGGCCCGCCTCGGTGCCGCACTCGTCGTCCGCACCGCTCGCGCCGCCACGCTCACACCCGTCGGTGCGTTGCTGGTCGAACACGCTCCGCGAATCGATGCGAGCCTGACCGCCGCCGCTACCGAGCTCGCGCGAGTCTTGGGGCATCGCGTGGGCGTCGTCCGCTTCGCCGCGACGGCAGAGTGCCTGGCACAGGTCATCGCCCCCGCTCTCGCGCGCCTTGCGATCGAGATTCCCGATGTCGACACGTCGGTCCATGAAGCAACCGACAGTGCCGATGCACTCGCGCTCGTACGCGCTGGACGTGCCGACATCGCCGTGACATCCGACATCGCGGCATCCGGAGATCGACGCCAGAGAACTCGGCGCAGCGGGCTTCGTGACACCTTCCTCTTCGCCGAGGAGATCGTCGCTCTCACCACGGCAGACGTCGATGCCGCAGGCGGACGCATCAACGCACGCGCCCTCAGCGTCCTCCCGTGGATCGTCGGACCGGGAACCTGCAGCGGGACCGTCGCCGCCGCCAGCGGGCGAGCCGCGCTCTCCGATGACATCACGGTCAGCCGCCCTGATGCCGCGATCGCCTTCGCCGCTCACGGCGTGGGTGTCGCGTTCGTCTCCGAGTCGGATCTGGCCGGGACGTCTCTGCCCGCCGGCGTCCGTGCGCTCGGCGTTCTGCCCTCATTCACCCGGCGCACCACCGCGACCACCCTCATCGAGGCCGCCGCCATCCCCGCCGTGGCGGCGGCCGTCCGCACCCTGGCCTCCCATCGCCCGAGCCCTGCGGAGATCGACGCGATTCTGGAATCGCGTCGACGTTCGCAGAACCACCGCGCCCGTTTCCTAACCGCATCACCGACACCCGAGGAGAGTTCCACCATGCCGTTTCCCTCCACTGCTCGCCTGGCGAAGGCGACAACCGTCGCCACAGCGGGCGCCCTGATGCTGGTCGCATGTTCGAGTTCGACACCCGACGGCGCAACAAGCACCGGACCCGACACCGGGGCGGAGATCGACCACATCACCGTCGCCCTTCCCGGTTCGCTGTCCAGCCTCTACGTCGGTCAAGAAGCCGGCATCCTGAACTACTACATCGCCTCGATCGCGCAGGAGGGACTCGTGTCGATCGATGCACAAGGTCGCATCCAGCCCGGACTGGCCGAGTCGTGGGAGCAGACCGACGACATCACGTACGTGTACGAACTTCGCGATGACGCGACCTTCCAAGACGGCACCCCCGTCACAGCCGACGACGTCGTGTTCAGCCTCGAGCAGGCGCGAGACGAGACCGCCTCCCCCGGCCTCGCGTACTACCTCACGAACGTGGACGCGATCGAGAAGACAGGTGAAGCCGAGGTCACGATCACTCTCGTCGAGCCCGATGCCGCTTTCGCCGCGAACATGAGCAGCGGCGGCGCGGCTTTCATCACCTCGAAGGCGTTCTGGGAGGAGCACGGCGGCAAGGTCGGCACCCCCGACGCATTGCTCCTCGGGACAGGGCCCTATGAGGTCACGGAGTTCGCCCCCGATTCGCACGTCACCTTCGAGCGCGTCGACACGTGGTGGGGCGAGTTGCCGAAAGTCAAGGCGATCACCGTGAACTTCGTACCGGACGAGTCGACCCGACTCCTCGCCGCGCAGTCGGGCGACGTGGACGTCGCGTTCAACGTGCCCCTCGCCCAGTCGCAGCAGTGGGAGAAGATCGACCCGATGCGCGTGGACTACGTCAACGACCTCTCCTACGTGGGTCTGTACTTCAACACCACCGTCGCGCCCTTCGATGACCCGAAGGTTCGCGAAGCGTTCGCCCACGCGGTCGACCGAGACGCCTATGTCGAGAAGCTGCTGCGAGGACACGGGGAAGCAGCGACCGCGATCATGACGCCGGAGTCGCTCGGCAAGGTCTATGACGCCGAGGAGGCACGCGACGTCCTCTCAGGCATCCCGCAGTGGGAGTTCGATTTGGATGCGGCCCGTGCGGCGCTCGCGGAATCGTCCATGCCGGACGGATTCGAGGCGGAGATCCTCACGCCGAACACCGGCCCGCAGCTGGGCACCGCCGCCCAGGCGCTCGCTCAGAACCTCGCCGAGATCGGTGTCACGCTCAACGTCCGCGAGGTACCCATCGAAGAGTGGCTCGCGAGCCTCGACGCCTCCTCTGATCACGGCGTCAACCTGATGTGGTACTTCTCGACCCTCGGCGACCCGGCGGAGATTCCGACCTACCTCCTCGGAACCGGCAACCCGGCGGCCTTCAACGATCCTGAAGTGGTCGATCTGCTGTCACAGGCCGGAGCCGAGTCGGACCCCGCCGCGCGGGTGGACCTTCTCGTGCAGGCGGAGACCCTGCAGGCGGAGGCCGTCATCAATGTTCCGCTGTGGTGGGGGCAGTCCGCCACGGCGTTCGCGAAGGATCTCGGGATGAAGGACTACAGCTCGTTCGCCTTCATCTCGTCCTGGCCGACCCAGCTGTACCGGGCCGGGCAGTGA
- a CDS encoding DUF1684 domain-containing protein, giving the protein MKDEHAQWVQQRETTVWAPHGTASLAATCWLDDTDRAFEGLPGRWRADGSVVRGSGLPGQQMLEPGAEARLGELLLRAEVREDALLLRVFDPSAAGRKGISTIVRAPYEPSGVRTGMYSPTSDHHGIVVLEVDGRAHELEVAREPDGTLFAAFSDSTSGEESYLFRFLRLPTPDASGRVEVDLNRAYLPPCAFSEHYLCVFPSPRNRWSVPVRAGELRVQ; this is encoded by the coding sequence ATGAAGGACGAGCACGCACAGTGGGTTCAGCAGAGGGAGACCACGGTGTGGGCTCCCCATGGCACTGCCTCGCTCGCCGCCACCTGCTGGTTGGACGACACCGATCGTGCATTCGAGGGCCTTCCCGGCCGCTGGCGCGCAGACGGCTCCGTCGTTCGCGGAAGCGGCCTCCCCGGACAGCAGATGCTGGAGCCCGGTGCTGAGGCCAGGCTCGGCGAGCTGCTGCTCCGTGCGGAAGTGCGAGAGGACGCCCTCTTGTTGCGCGTGTTCGATCCGTCGGCGGCGGGCCGAAAGGGGATCTCGACGATCGTCCGAGCGCCCTATGAACCATCTGGCGTTCGCACGGGCATGTATTCCCCGACGTCGGATCACCACGGCATCGTGGTGCTCGAGGTCGACGGCCGTGCCCACGAGCTCGAGGTCGCGCGCGAACCCGACGGCACGCTGTTCGCCGCATTCTCGGATTCCACGAGCGGCGAAGAGAGCTACCTCTTCCGCTTTCTCCGCCTGCCTACGCCCGATGCCTCCGGCCGCGTGGAAGTCGATCTGAATCGCGCCTACCTTCCGCCCTGCGCCTTCTCAGAGCACTACCTGTGCGTATTCCCCTCACCGCGCAACCGCTGGAGTGTTCCGGTGCGCGCGGGAGAGCTGCGTGTGCAGTGA
- a CDS encoding transposase, producing MTDTALSTIAAKLYVELPGDFISARDAQMKVADDRELAAQIKALRKPSVAAWVVNLFAQERTSQLAEALRLAEDLREAQADLDAATLATLGRERRTLTRRLAQNAVELAASRGERITASTLDAVERTISAAFFDPDAAAAVASGRLVRELDPSDSVDLGAAVGGGTPETPTPPAAPADEVSARRERRAAERALHDAEHLRERAERAQKQAEKSHRDAAARVQSLEARVAELEAELAQTVKEAERAHADLDGAEEHRASADAHLSGAAQDETAAKAALDALAQAQSP from the coding sequence ATGACCGACACCGCACTCTCGACGATCGCGGCGAAGCTCTATGTCGAACTGCCGGGCGACTTCATCTCCGCGCGCGACGCCCAGATGAAGGTCGCGGACGACCGCGAACTGGCTGCGCAGATCAAGGCGCTGCGCAAACCGTCGGTCGCGGCCTGGGTGGTCAACCTCTTCGCTCAAGAGCGCACCTCGCAGCTCGCGGAGGCGCTCCGCCTCGCCGAGGACCTGCGCGAGGCCCAGGCCGATCTCGACGCCGCCACGCTCGCGACGCTCGGGCGTGAACGTCGCACGCTCACCCGCCGTCTCGCGCAGAACGCCGTCGAGCTCGCGGCGTCCCGCGGCGAGCGCATCACCGCCTCCACGCTGGACGCGGTCGAGCGGACGATCTCCGCCGCCTTCTTCGATCCGGATGCTGCGGCGGCGGTCGCGTCAGGACGGCTGGTCCGCGAACTCGACCCGTCGGATTCCGTGGATCTGGGTGCGGCTGTGGGAGGGGGCACTCCCGAGACCCCTACCCCGCCGGCCGCCCCTGCCGACGAGGTCAGCGCGCGTCGAGAACGCCGAGCCGCCGAGCGCGCGCTGCATGATGCCGAGCATCTACGGGAGCGGGCCGAGCGCGCGCAGAAGCAAGCGGAGAAGTCGCACCGGGACGCGGCAGCCCGTGTGCAGTCGCTGGAAGCGCGAGTGGCAGAGCTCGAGGCGGAACTCGCGCAGACGGTGAAGGAGGCCGAGCGCGCACACGCCGACTTGGACGGCGCTGAGGAGCACAGGGCGTCGGCGGACGCTCACCTCTCCGGGGCCGCGCAAGACGAGACCGCTGCGAAGGCCGCACTGGACGCACTCGCTCAGGCGCAGTCCCCGTAG
- a CDS encoding alpha/beta fold hydrolase produces MVDTQIFEPDGRAIPFVDEGDGPVKLVLIQEQGLAADVLSVAAHYLAEEAGFHVLRVGHRADGEATLDERVADVLAVIDHVGIEDTWVGGHGFGGTIARALVAAHVDRANGLLLLGVEDVDIAVAPAIPVLIVQGTEDVDTPAANAERLQATVPDRSSIKTIAGDHLFPMHHPIETGVIIEEYLDWD; encoded by the coding sequence ATGGTCGACACCCAGATCTTCGAACCCGATGGACGCGCGATCCCCTTCGTGGATGAGGGTGACGGGCCCGTCAAGCTCGTGTTGATCCAGGAGCAGGGACTCGCCGCCGACGTTCTGAGCGTCGCCGCGCACTACCTCGCCGAAGAGGCGGGCTTCCACGTGCTCCGCGTCGGACACCGCGCCGACGGTGAGGCGACGCTCGACGAGCGCGTCGCCGATGTGCTCGCCGTGATCGACCACGTCGGCATCGAAGACACCTGGGTCGGCGGCCACGGCTTCGGCGGGACGATCGCACGCGCACTGGTCGCCGCACACGTCGACCGCGCGAACGGCCTGCTGCTGCTCGGCGTCGAAGACGTGGACATCGCGGTGGCCCCGGCCATCCCCGTGCTGATCGTGCAGGGAACCGAAGACGTCGACACTCCCGCCGCCAACGCCGAGCGCCTGCAGGCTACGGTGCCGGACCGGTCGAGCATCAAGACGATCGCCGGAGACCACCTGTTCCCGATGCATCACCCGATCGAGACCGGAGTGATCATCGAGGAGTACCTGGACTGGGACTGA
- a CDS encoding isochorismatase family protein has translation MAAPGRTVVLAIDLQAGVTPGCFDEHGVLSRAAALVDRARASGVPVVWVHHDPVGVGTPEWELAAPLQRAEGEPLVRKSYRDSFADTTLRATLDELGATRLVITGAQSDFCVRTTTQRAAAEGYDVTLVSDAHTTVDTEWDGVVISGEQIVAHTNMYFSGLRYPGQEFAVETHDRVRL, from the coding sequence GTGGCAGCACCCGGTCGTACCGTCGTCCTCGCGATCGACCTGCAGGCCGGAGTGACACCCGGATGCTTCGACGAGCACGGCGTGCTGTCGCGCGCAGCGGCACTCGTCGACCGGGCGCGGGCGTCTGGCGTCCCGGTCGTCTGGGTGCACCACGACCCCGTGGGCGTGGGCACGCCGGAGTGGGAGCTTGCGGCCCCGCTCCAGCGCGCAGAGGGAGAACCGCTGGTCCGCAAGAGCTATCGCGACTCGTTCGCCGACACGACACTGCGCGCCACACTCGACGAGCTGGGAGCGACGCGGCTCGTGATCACCGGCGCGCAGTCCGACTTCTGCGTGCGCACCACGACACAGCGTGCAGCCGCGGAGGGCTACGACGTGACGCTCGTGAGCGATGCGCACACCACGGTGGACACCGAGTGGGACGGCGTCGTGATCTCCGGCGAGCAGATCGTCGCCCATACGAACATGTACTTCTCCGGACTCCGCTACCCGGGCCAGGAGTTCGCCGTCGAGACCCACGACCGGGTGCGGCTCTGA